A stretch of the Bacillus licheniformis DSM 13 = ATCC 14580 genome encodes the following:
- a CDS encoding type B 50S ribosomal protein L31: protein MKPNIHPKTYQVIFQDVNSGYRFLSRSTKTSDETAEWEDGKTYPVIKVEVSSDTHPFYTGRQKFNERGGRVEQFKKRFNMD from the coding sequence ATGAAACCAAATATTCATCCGAAAACTTATCAAGTGATCTTTCAGGATGTAAACAGCGGGTACCGTTTTTTAAGCCGCTCAACTAAAACTTCCGATGAGACGGCCGAGTGGGAAGACGGCAAGACGTATCCCGTTATAAAAGTTGAGGTGAGCTCTGATACCCATCCGTTTTATACCGGAAGACAGAAATTCAATGAAAGAGGCGGAAGGGTCGAACAGTTCAAGAAAAGATTTAATATGGATTAA
- a CDS encoding cytochrome ubiquinol oxidase subunit I gives MNDLIFARSLFGTTMGFHIIFASLGVGIPLMILLAELIYQRTKDPHYAIMAKRWTKAQAVLLGVAIPTGTIAGTQLALLWPGFMEVIGKVMSLPFQIEIYAFFIEALFMSIYVYAADRLTPLMRITAVIFIVIGAAASAILITNVHAFQGTPEGFKIVNGEITDVQPWTAFFNKSFVATAGHVVVSAFMTGAFIIATIAAYKMLRNRGDDRVYALHRKALLLGLIVGGAFSLVTALSGHESAQLLHRYQPEKLAGAEGLFETQSHAPLAIGGFTDEKTQSVKWAIEIPWALSFLADNRFDTVVKGLNDFPRDEWPPLFIHTLFNGMVFIGSLLIVYAAVGFIWRKVMKKDRFPRWMLAVFITGGPLALLAIELGWVFACTGRQPWVIYHMQKTSEVVTTSGSIGILFLLFFIVYIILGAAVVFVLQYYFKRHPVEEDLKSS, from the coding sequence ATGAATGACTTGATTTTTGCAAGAAGCCTTTTCGGAACAACGATGGGATTCCATATTATTTTTGCCTCGCTCGGTGTCGGAATTCCTTTGATGATTTTGCTGGCCGAGCTGATCTATCAAAGAACGAAAGATCCCCACTACGCCATTATGGCCAAAAGATGGACGAAGGCGCAGGCCGTGTTGCTCGGGGTCGCCATACCGACCGGAACCATTGCCGGCACGCAGCTAGCCCTGCTCTGGCCGGGATTCATGGAAGTGATCGGAAAAGTCATGTCCCTTCCATTTCAAATTGAAATCTACGCCTTTTTTATTGAGGCTTTATTTATGTCCATTTATGTTTACGCAGCCGATCGGCTGACTCCACTTATGAGAATTACAGCCGTCATTTTTATCGTTATCGGAGCAGCCGCATCGGCCATCTTGATTACAAATGTGCACGCTTTTCAGGGAACGCCAGAAGGCTTCAAAATTGTAAACGGTGAAATTACGGATGTTCAGCCGTGGACGGCGTTCTTCAACAAAAGCTTTGTGGCCACAGCAGGACATGTTGTCGTCTCCGCTTTTATGACAGGTGCGTTTATTATTGCGACGATAGCCGCCTACAAAATGCTCCGAAACCGCGGCGATGATAGAGTCTACGCCCTTCATAGGAAAGCGCTGCTGCTCGGGCTGATTGTCGGAGGAGCGTTTTCTCTGGTCACGGCTCTGAGCGGGCACGAATCCGCACAGCTACTTCACCGCTACCAGCCTGAAAAACTGGCGGGCGCAGAAGGGCTGTTTGAAACCCAGTCCCATGCTCCTCTTGCGATCGGCGGATTTACTGATGAAAAGACGCAATCGGTGAAATGGGCGATTGAGATTCCGTGGGCTTTAAGCTTTTTGGCCGACAACCGCTTTGACACCGTCGTAAAAGGGCTGAATGACTTTCCAAGGGATGAGTGGCCTCCCCTGTTCATTCATACCTTATTTAACGGCATGGTTTTTATCGGCAGCCTTTTGATTGTTTATGCCGCTGTGGGTTTTATTTGGAGAAAAGTCATGAAAAAAGACCGCTTTCCCCGCTGGATGCTGGCCGTGTTCATAACCGGCGGCCCGCTCGCATTGCTCGCAATCGAACTTGGCTGGGTATTCGCTTGCACCGGAAGGCAGCCTTGGGTCATTTACCATATGCAGAAAACGTCGGAAGTAGTGACCACCTCCGGCTCGATCGGCATATTGTTTCTTTTGTTCTTTATCGTCTATATCATTTTAGGAGCAGCGGTGGTGTTCGTATTGCAATATTACTTTAAACGCCATCCTGTTGAAGAGGACTTAAAAAGCAGCTGA
- a CDS encoding cytochrome d ubiquinol oxidase subunit II, with protein MDGTTDALLAISIVWGFIFIYAVMASMDFGAGFWSMIYMNKKQLKATNIANRYLSPTWEVTNVFIVGIVVALFSFFPGGTFVLGTVLLIPGSIILLLLAIRSGFLVFSHAAKDYERALTYVSGISGFIIPAVLILVLPVTHGNFVYQVDGSHQLDFVNLFLSPHAYSFMGFAIFSTLFLSSLLLADFSNVAGEKDAYQVYRRNALITGPLALLMSFSIMMTMRTEASWLYTKMMDGLPWLILSFLLFLVAFAALFLPNRHNSDRLGKPRLAVIAITLQYFTASYVYGRAHLPYMVYPDVTIQSGFTAPETFRALFISYIVGFIILFPGFYYFWKLFMKDKRYIKQHE; from the coding sequence CTGGATGGAACAACAGATGCCCTGCTGGCTATTTCGATCGTCTGGGGATTTATATTTATATACGCCGTTATGGCGTCGATGGATTTTGGAGCGGGATTTTGGTCGATGATTTATATGAACAAAAAACAGCTGAAAGCAACCAATATTGCAAACCGCTATCTTTCTCCGACCTGGGAAGTAACCAATGTTTTCATCGTCGGAATCGTCGTAGCCCTTTTCAGCTTTTTCCCGGGCGGCACTTTTGTGCTGGGGACTGTGCTTTTGATTCCCGGCAGCATCATTTTATTGCTTTTGGCGATTCGAAGCGGATTTTTGGTCTTCTCCCACGCTGCAAAAGATTATGAAAGGGCGCTGACTTACGTTTCAGGGATCAGCGGCTTTATCATTCCGGCTGTTTTAATCCTTGTCTTGCCTGTGACACACGGCAATTTCGTATACCAGGTAGACGGAAGCCACCAATTGGACTTTGTCAATTTGTTTTTAAGCCCTCATGCCTATTCTTTTATGGGCTTCGCCATTTTCAGTACGCTGTTTCTGTCTTCACTGCTGCTGGCTGATTTTTCAAATGTAGCCGGAGAAAAAGACGCGTATCAGGTCTACCGCCGAAACGCTTTAATTACCGGGCCGCTCGCACTGCTCATGTCGTTCAGCATCATGATGACCATGAGGACGGAAGCCAGCTGGCTTTATACAAAAATGATGGACGGGCTTCCATGGCTGATTTTATCGTTTTTGCTGTTTCTCGTCGCATTTGCGGCTCTGTTTCTGCCAAACAGACATAACAGCGACCGGCTGGGAAAGCCGCGCCTGGCTGTCATCGCCATTACGCTGCAGTATTTTACGGCGAGCTATGTGTACGGGAGGGCGCACCTTCCTTACATGGTCTATCCTGATGTCACGATTCAATCGGGCTTCACCGCACCGGAGACATTCAGGGCGCTGTTCATCTCCTACATCGTCGGTTTTATTATTTTATTCCCCGGCTTTTATTATTTCTGGAAATTGTTCATGAAGGACAAGCGGTACATCAAACAGCATGAATAA
- a CDS encoding DUF1540 domain-containing protein, whose translation MEQKILCEVSNCTYWEEGNKCTADAIYVVSHAEGEKASNSEETDCKTFKPEHH comes from the coding sequence ATGGAGCAAAAAATACTGTGTGAAGTCAGCAACTGCACCTATTGGGAAGAGGGTAACAAATGCACAGCCGACGCCATCTATGTCGTCAGCCATGCTGAAGGTGAAAAAGCTTCTAATAGTGAAGAAACGGATTGCAAAACCTTTAAACCTGAACATCATTAA
- the menC gene encoding o-succinylbenzoate synthase: protein MIQIKQLTLYHLSMRLKKPFKSSLETFQDRKFIIVEAADQEGVTGWGEVSAFSSPWYTEETTETCYHMLKDFLIPAVLRESFTHPSEVPEALRGFKGNRMAKAGLEAAFWDIYARKKGISLREALGGVKTEVPAGVVVGLAPLDDMLQEIEQYVKEGYQRIKIKIQPGQDIELLKEIRRHFPKVPLMADANSSYELKDISRIKELDAFKLMMIEQPLADDDIVDHRHLQKHIKTSICLDESIRSAADARKAIELGSCKIINIKPSRVGGLTEALKIHDICKEHQMPVWCGGMFETGISRAHNLALSSLPQFLIPGDLSSSSRYWEEDIVKPEIRIEGGYIQVPTLPGMGFEVDTHILRKNSSKIDVFKQ from the coding sequence ATGATTCAAATCAAACAGCTGACATTGTACCATCTCAGCATGCGGCTGAAAAAGCCTTTTAAATCAAGCTTGGAAACCTTTCAGGATCGCAAGTTTATCATCGTTGAAGCTGCTGATCAAGAAGGTGTGACAGGCTGGGGGGAAGTATCCGCTTTTTCATCTCCGTGGTACACCGAAGAAACAACGGAGACATGCTACCACATGCTCAAAGATTTTTTGATTCCGGCTGTGCTGCGCGAATCATTCACACACCCTTCCGAAGTGCCCGAGGCGCTTCGCGGATTCAAAGGCAACCGAATGGCAAAGGCCGGCCTTGAAGCCGCCTTTTGGGACATTTACGCCAGGAAAAAAGGGATCTCTTTAAGAGAGGCGCTGGGCGGAGTAAAAACAGAAGTTCCTGCCGGAGTCGTCGTCGGTCTTGCCCCATTGGATGATATGCTTCAGGAAATTGAACAATATGTAAAAGAAGGATATCAAAGAATAAAAATCAAAATTCAGCCCGGGCAGGATATAGAGCTTTTAAAAGAAATACGCCGGCATTTTCCGAAGGTGCCGCTGATGGCAGATGCCAACTCTTCTTATGAATTAAAAGACATCAGCCGGATTAAAGAGCTTGACGCATTTAAATTAATGATGATCGAACAGCCGCTGGCTGATGATGATATCGTTGACCACCGCCATCTGCAAAAACATATCAAAACATCAATTTGTCTTGACGAAAGCATCCGTTCGGCTGCTGATGCGCGAAAGGCAATTGAGCTCGGCAGCTGCAAAATTATCAATATAAAGCCGTCCCGAGTCGGCGGTTTGACAGAAGCTCTGAAAATCCACGACATCTGCAAAGAACATCAAATGCCTGTCTGGTGCGGCGGCATGTTTGAAACCGGCATTTCAAGAGCCCATAATCTTGCACTGAGTTCTCTTCCGCAGTTTTTGATTCCCGGGGATCTTTCTTCATCCTCAAGGTATTGGGAAGAGGATATCGTAAAACCGGAAATCCGGATCGAGGGCGGCTATATTCAGGTTCCAACCTTACCGGGAATGGGATTTGAAGTCGATACTCATATTTTAAGAAAGAATTCATCTAAAATAGACGTTTTTAAGCAGTAA
- a CDS encoding o-succinylbenzoate--CoA ligase — MLMDHPNWLKQRAELTPDRMAVIQGDHKLTFIQLFHEAKKTAGRLKSFGLKNGDTAALLLTNRMEMVIAVHACFLLGVRIVLLNTKLSMAERSYQIEHSEAKLLLTEKPFIEEHRGGQPARAVDIEDVQNAACPPVTEIESIHLDDAATIMYTSGTTGRPKGVMQTFANHYFSAVSSALNLGLQEHDRWLIALPLFHISGLSALFKSVIYGMTVVLHQRFDAEEVLRSIKDQQVTIASVVQTMLSRLAAKVDRCPGSLRCLLLGGGPAPLSLLEECKRKRLPVVQSYGMTETCSQIATLAPEYSIEKLGSAGKPLFASSIKIEKNGTECQPGEHGEITVKGPTVMKGYLKNEAANKDSFNDGWFKTGDIGYFDDDGFLYVLDRRSDLIISGGENIYPAEVEAVLLSHPNVAEAGVKGVDDKTWGKVPHAYLVADSPVDEEELSEFCKERLASYKVPKAFHFVDRLPRNASNKLMRHKL, encoded by the coding sequence ATGCTGATGGACCATCCGAATTGGCTTAAACAGCGAGCAGAACTGACACCTGACAGGATGGCTGTGATTCAGGGAGATCACAAGCTGACTTTTATTCAATTATTTCATGAAGCAAAAAAAACGGCCGGCCGGCTGAAGAGCTTTGGTCTGAAGAATGGGGATACAGCGGCTTTACTTCTCACAAACCGGATGGAGATGGTCATCGCCGTCCATGCCTGCTTTCTTCTCGGCGTTCGCATCGTTTTGCTGAATACGAAGCTGTCAATGGCCGAACGATCATATCAAATTGAACATTCTGAAGCAAAGCTATTGCTTACAGAGAAGCCTTTCATAGAAGAGCATAGAGGGGGACAGCCGGCTCGCGCTGTTGACATTGAAGACGTTCAAAACGCCGCTTGCCCGCCGGTTACAGAAATCGAAAGCATTCATTTGGACGATGCGGCAACAATCATGTATACGTCTGGAACGACCGGACGGCCGAAAGGGGTTATGCAGACATTTGCAAACCATTATTTCAGCGCGGTTTCATCCGCCTTGAATTTGGGGCTCCAAGAACACGACCGCTGGCTGATCGCCTTGCCGCTTTTCCATATCAGCGGCTTATCGGCGCTTTTTAAATCGGTCATTTACGGAATGACTGTCGTTTTGCATCAAAGGTTTGACGCGGAAGAAGTTCTTCGTTCGATCAAAGACCAGCAAGTAACGATTGCATCGGTCGTTCAGACGATGCTGTCGAGGCTTGCGGCAAAAGTCGACAGATGCCCCGGATCATTAAGGTGCCTGTTATTGGGCGGAGGGCCAGCACCGCTTTCTCTCCTTGAGGAATGCAAAAGAAAGCGGCTGCCCGTCGTACAGTCGTACGGAATGACTGAAACGTGCTCACAGATTGCGACCCTCGCCCCGGAATACTCGATTGAAAAGCTCGGTTCAGCCGGCAAACCGCTGTTTGCATCAAGCATCAAAATCGAAAAGAACGGAACGGAATGCCAACCCGGAGAACATGGTGAAATAACCGTAAAAGGGCCGACCGTTATGAAGGGCTACTTGAAAAATGAGGCGGCAAATAAAGACTCATTCAATGACGGCTGGTTTAAAACCGGTGATATCGGGTATTTTGACGATGACGGATTTTTATATGTGCTGGACAGGCGTTCAGACTTAATCATATCAGGAGGAGAAAACATCTATCCGGCTGAAGTCGAGGCCGTTCTTCTGTCACACCCCAATGTCGCGGAAGCGGGGGTGAAAGGAGTCGATGACAAAACTTGGGGAAAGGTTCCCCACGCCTATCTCGTCGCCGACAGCCCCGTTGATGAAGAGGAGCTGAGCGAATTTTGCAAAGAACGGCTTGCTTCATATAAAGTGCCTAAAGCATTTCATTTTGTCGATAGGCTGCCGAGAAATGCTTCAAATAAACTGATGAGACATAAATTGTAG
- the menB gene encoding 1,4-dihydroxy-2-naphthoyl-CoA synthase has protein sequence MTVEWKSERQYEDVLYETYNGIAKITINRPEVHNAFRPKTVSELIDAFAYARDDANIGVIILAGAGDKAFCSGGDQKVRGHGGYVGEDEIPRLNVLDLQRLIRVIPKPVVAMVSGYAIGGGHVLHVVCDLTIAADNAIFGQTGPKVGSFDAGYGSGYLARIVGHKKAREIWYLCRQYNAQEAKEMGLVNTVVPLEKLEEETIKWCEEMLEKSPTALRFLKAAFNADTDGLAGIQQFAGDATLLYYTTDEAKEGRDAFKEKRRPDFGQFPRFP, from the coding sequence ATGACTGTAGAATGGAAAAGCGAACGTCAATACGAAGATGTATTATATGAAACATATAACGGCATCGCCAAAATCACGATCAATCGCCCTGAGGTACATAACGCATTTCGTCCAAAAACGGTTTCAGAACTGATCGATGCGTTTGCATATGCGCGGGATGATGCCAATATCGGTGTCATTATCCTTGCAGGTGCCGGGGATAAAGCGTTCTGTTCAGGAGGAGACCAGAAAGTAAGGGGACACGGAGGCTATGTCGGTGAAGACGAGATTCCGCGTTTGAATGTGCTTGATCTTCAGCGGCTGATCCGCGTCATTCCGAAGCCTGTTGTAGCGATGGTGTCAGGCTATGCGATCGGCGGCGGCCATGTGCTCCACGTCGTATGCGATTTGACGATTGCTGCGGACAACGCGATTTTCGGACAAACAGGGCCGAAAGTCGGCAGCTTTGATGCGGGCTACGGATCAGGCTATCTGGCGCGTATCGTCGGACATAAAAAAGCGCGCGAAATCTGGTATCTGTGCCGTCAGTACAACGCTCAGGAAGCAAAAGAAATGGGCCTTGTCAATACGGTTGTACCGCTTGAAAAGCTTGAAGAAGAAACGATTAAATGGTGTGAAGAAATGCTTGAGAAAAGCCCGACAGCACTCAGATTCCTTAAAGCGGCCTTTAACGCCGATACGGACGGGCTTGCCGGCATCCAGCAGTTTGCCGGAGATGCGACACTGCTTTATTACACAACAGATGAAGCGAAAGAAGGCCGCGATGCGTTTAAAGAAAAACGCCGTCCAGACTTCGGACAGTTCCCGCGTTTTCCTTAA
- the menH gene encoding 2-succinyl-6-hydroxy-2,4-cyclohexadiene-1-carboxylate synthase — MAVLKLTLKDGVSYKIEDNGLSAEKTAVFLHGFTGSAATWDGIDGYFQGMRLIKLNLLGHGGTDSPSDSRRYTTEKQAADLIEIFDRLNVKQAYLIGYSMGGRLALSLAMIHPERVSGLVLESSSPGLDSPEERKARREQDSRLSRRILEEGIKSFVDYWEGIPLFASQLSMDPSKRKKVREERLNNNPIGLRGSLIGMGTGSQPSWWNKLSGINYPVLLIAGSLDQKFVAINESMAKRIPAARLEIVEHTGHAVHVEEPDFFGRIVSEFILK, encoded by the coding sequence TGGCCTGTCTGCAGAAAAAACGGCGGTGTTTTTGCATGGCTTTACAGGAAGCGCGGCCACATGGGACGGGATAGACGGCTATTTTCAGGGGATGCGTCTGATCAAGCTGAATCTGCTCGGACACGGCGGAACCGACTCGCCATCGGACAGCCGGCGCTACACAACAGAGAAGCAGGCAGCGGATCTCATCGAAATTTTTGATCGTTTAAATGTAAAACAGGCTTACCTCATCGGTTATTCAATGGGCGGCCGGCTTGCCTTATCCTTGGCGATGATTCACCCCGAGCGTGTGTCCGGTCTTGTGCTGGAGAGCAGTTCTCCGGGGCTTGATTCGCCTGAAGAAAGAAAAGCGCGCAGGGAGCAGGACAGCCGGCTCAGCAGGCGGATACTTGAAGAAGGAATCAAGTCTTTCGTAGATTATTGGGAAGGCATTCCGCTGTTTGCATCCCAGCTTTCAATGGACCCTTCAAAAAGAAAAAAAGTGCGCGAAGAACGTCTGAACAACAATCCGATCGGCCTTCGAGGCAGCTTAATCGGAATGGGGACCGGATCACAGCCGTCTTGGTGGAACAAACTGAGCGGGATCAATTATCCGGTGCTTCTCATCGCGGGAAGCCTGGATCAGAAATTTGTCGCCATCAATGAAAGCATGGCAAAGCGGATTCCAGCCGCCCGCCTCGAGATTGTTGAACATACCGGTCATGCGGTTCATGTGGAAGAGCCCGATTTTTTTGGTAGAATAGTAAGTGAGTTTATTTTAAAGTAG